The Methanoculleus marisnigri JR1 genome window below encodes:
- a CDS encoding DUF2795 domain-containing protein → MAETILEQQVRRTEGPEFFSSEDVVGKRVKNPEGYDLGEISSLRVGLPTGRVAYAVLRTGGMFGLGAKHFAIPIEAMVYRPGDDVFLVNISKYRLENEPGFSEGDWPREANWSLIESRRPMGPPSQEEARAVTRTEAPPREVVTTERVEVRERAPREGMAIRAEEVEEGRARTAVPVTGAPPRETVVEEVETRPVTEAHAPTLESMMKAEDVEKGRVETAPRETVVEEVRREPPAAMETRPTTTGPAPGHLSAAGLQTYLAGMNYPAGRQDLITHARKKSAPENVLTTLGGFPDRTYRSAADVSAEFGGEARTRQPTGIETPAGEVRETGTVTPSLTHISAADLQAYLKGIDYPAGRQDLIAHARKNDAPETVIAAIEGFSDRKYHSAADVSTEFGKVR, encoded by the coding sequence ATGGCTGAAACGATTCTGGAGCAGCAGGTGCGGAGGACGGAGGGGCCGGAGTTCTTCTCATCCGAAGATGTCGTAGGAAAGCGGGTGAAGAACCCGGAAGGTTACGATCTCGGCGAGATCTCGAGCCTGCGGGTCGGCCTGCCCACGGGAAGAGTGGCGTACGCGGTGCTCAGGACAGGCGGCATGTTCGGCCTCGGAGCGAAGCACTTCGCGATTCCCATCGAGGCCATGGTCTACCGGCCGGGGGACGATGTCTTCTTGGTGAACATCAGCAAGTACCGGCTCGAGAACGAACCCGGGTTCTCGGAGGGCGATTGGCCGAGAGAAGCGAACTGGAGCCTGATCGAGTCGAGACGCCCCATGGGTCCCCCGAGCCAGGAAGAGGCCCGGGCGGTGACCCGGACGGAGGCGCCGCCCCGCGAGGTCGTCACGACGGAGCGGGTGGAGGTGCGGGAGCGGGCACCCCGGGAAGGGATGGCGATACGAGCCGAGGAGGTGGAAGAAGGCAGGGCCCGGACGGCGGTGCCCGTAACGGGGGCTCCTCCCCGCGAGACCGTCGTCGAGGAGGTGGAAACCCGGCCGGTGACGGAGGCTCATGCCCCGACGCTTGAGTCCATGATGAAGGCCGAGGACGTGGAAAAGGGCAGGGTCGAGACCGCGCCCCGCGAGACCGTCGTCGAGGAGGTCAGGAGAGAGCCGCCGGCCGCGATGGAGACCCGGCCCACGACGACGGGGCCGGCTCCCGGACACCTCTCGGCCGCCGGCCTGCAGACCTACCTTGCGGGGATGAACTACCCCGCAGGGAGGCAGGATCTCATAACCCACGCCCGGAAGAAGAGTGCTCCGGAAAACGTGCTCACGACGCTCGGAGGATTTCCCGACCGGACGTACCGGTCGGCCGCAGACGTGAGCGCGGAGTTCGGCGGTGAGGCACGCACCCGGCAGCCGACCGGGATAGAGACGCCGGCCGGGGAAGTTCGGGAGACCGGGACGGTGACACCGTCGCTTACGCACATCTCGGCTGCCGACCTGCAGGCCTACCTCAAGGGCATAGACTACCCGGCGGGAAGGCAGGACCTGATCGCCCACGCCCGGAAGAACGATGCGCCGGAGACCGTGATCGCGGCGATCGAGGGCTTCTCCGACCGGAAATACCATTCGGCCGCCGACGTGAGCACGGAGTTCGGGAAGGTCAGATAA
- a CDS encoding radical SAM protein → MSVAEQKLTYLTAAGRFDICSPGECLQLLPVAVETREVSPAPEILPVPLDTLRASQETPDGLEDPNVRTVIAPYISYNRRTGGCGRMLKMLLNGTCSYDCAYCPVRLQREPASFSPREFADTFLRLWRDGLVEGLFLSSGIPRDVDCVMHDLVETGEVLRRRGYGGYLHLKILPGATRADIHDAARVADRISINLETTSPDRLGGIAGVKDYRQDILKRQSWVAEEKPGGHTTQLVVGAADETDAEILSCLADQYRRVRPSRVYFSAFHSLPRTPLASHPDTPAWRAQRWYQADYLLRDYGITADELRAALDEEGFFPNRDPKAVLAAGRMPVNVNLAPRRDLLRVPGIGPKAADRILSLRRVRPFASPADLARVGIRGRAAARHLTFGDRDTIQTKLFP, encoded by the coding sequence ATGTCCGTCGCGGAGCAGAAACTCACCTATCTCACCGCTGCCGGGCGGTTCGACATCTGCAGCCCGGGCGAGTGCCTTCAACTCCTCCCGGTCGCGGTCGAGACCAGAGAGGTCTCTCCAGCGCCGGAAATTCTGCCCGTTCCGCTCGATACCCTTCGTGCATCCCAAGAAACCCCTGACGGTCTCGAAGACCCGAATGTGCGAACCGTGATCGCTCCCTATATCTCCTACAACCGCCGGACGGGCGGGTGCGGGCGGATGCTCAAGATGCTTCTCAACGGCACCTGCTCCTACGACTGCGCCTACTGCCCCGTCCGTCTTCAGCGGGAGCCGGCGAGTTTCTCCCCCCGGGAGTTCGCTGATACCTTCCTCCGCCTCTGGCGGGACGGACTCGTCGAAGGACTCTTCTTGAGCTCCGGCATCCCCCGGGATGTCGACTGCGTGATGCACGATCTCGTGGAGACGGGAGAGGTTCTGCGCCGCCGGGGCTACGGCGGCTACCTTCACCTGAAGATCCTTCCCGGCGCAACCCGGGCGGATATCCACGACGCCGCCCGCGTGGCCGACCGGATCAGCATCAACCTGGAGACGACGTCCCCCGACCGCCTCGGTGGCATCGCCGGGGTGAAGGATTACCGGCAGGATATCCTGAAACGCCAGTCCTGGGTGGCGGAGGAGAAGCCCGGCGGCCACACCACGCAGCTCGTCGTCGGGGCTGCGGACGAGACCGATGCGGAGATCCTTTCCTGCCTCGCCGACCAGTACCGCCGGGTCCGGCCTTCCCGGGTCTACTTCTCGGCGTTCCACTCCCTCCCCCGGACTCCCCTCGCATCGCACCCCGACACCCCGGCATGGCGGGCGCAACGGTGGTACCAGGCCGACTACCTGCTCCGGGACTACGGCATCACGGCCGACGAACTCCGGGCTGCCCTCGACGAGGAGGGTTTCTTCCCGAACCGCGACCCGAAGGCTGTTCTCGCGGCCGGGAGGATGCCGGTGAACGTCAACCTCGCCCCGCGCCGCGACCTCCTCCGCGTCCCCGGGATCGGGCCGAAGGCCGCGGACCGGATCCTCAGCCTGCGGAGAGTGCGGCCGTTCGCCTCCCCGGCCGACCTTGCGCGTGTCGGCATCCGGGGGAGGGCCGCCGCGCGTCATCTCACGTTCGGCGACCGGGATACCATCCAGACGAAACTTTTCCCGTAA